The proteins below are encoded in one region of Fodinicurvata sp. EGI_FJ10296:
- the glgC gene encoding glucose-1-phosphate adenylyltransferase: protein MSDRGSANAPLSRHAMAFILAGGRGSRLKELTNIRAKPAVYFGGKSRIIDFALSNAVNSGIRRIGVATQYKAHSLIRHLQHGWNFFRPERNETFDILPASQRVSETMWYVGTADAVYQNIDIIEGSRPEYIVVLAGDHIYKMDYEVMLRQHVDSGADVTVGCFAVPRMQASAFGVMAVDESGRITSFLEKPADPPAMPNDPDKALASMGIYVFETRFLLDELRRDAADPDSDHDFGKDIIPHLVRKGSAVAHDFKDSAVGTTPGGEAYWRDVGTVDAYWEANIDLTAPEPSLDLYDQDWPIWSYAEITPPAKFVHDDDGRRGTALDSLVSGGCIVSGARLRRSLMFTGVHVHSYGEIDNAVILPYVNVGRSARLSKVVIDRGVTIPEGLVVGEDADDDARRFRRTESGVTLITQPMIDKLSG, encoded by the coding sequence ATGTCCGACCGCGGCTCAGCCAATGCGCCCCTTTCCCGCCATGCCATGGCGTTCATCCTTGCCGGCGGCCGCGGCAGCCGGCTCAAGGAACTGACCAATATCCGGGCCAAGCCGGCGGTTTATTTCGGCGGCAAATCGCGCATCATCGACTTTGCCCTGTCCAACGCCGTCAATTCCGGCATCCGCCGGATTGGCGTCGCCACGCAGTACAAGGCTCACAGTCTGATCCGTCATCTGCAGCACGGCTGGAACTTCTTCAGGCCCGAGCGAAACGAGACCTTCGATATTCTGCCGGCCAGCCAGCGGGTGTCGGAGACCATGTGGTATGTCGGAACCGCCGACGCGGTCTACCAGAACATCGACATCATCGAAGGCAGCCGGCCGGAATACATCGTTGTGCTGGCCGGCGACCACATCTACAAAATGGACTACGAGGTGATGCTTCGTCAGCACGTAGACAGCGGTGCCGACGTCACGGTCGGATGCTTTGCCGTGCCCCGGATGCAGGCCAGTGCGTTCGGCGTCATGGCGGTGGATGAGTCCGGCCGCATCACGTCGTTCCTGGAAAAGCCGGCCGACCCGCCGGCCATGCCGAACGATCCGGACAAGGCCCTGGCCAGCATGGGCATCTATGTGTTCGAGACGCGCTTTCTGCTGGACGAGTTGCGCCGGGATGCCGCGGATCCGGACTCCGACCACGATTTCGGCAAGGACATCATTCCGCATCTGGTCCGGAAGGGTTCGGCGGTGGCCCATGATTTCAAGGATTCCGCGGTCGGCACGACGCCGGGCGGGGAAGCCTACTGGCGGGATGTCGGCACGGTCGACGCCTATTGGGAGGCGAATATCGATCTGACGGCGCCTGAGCCGTCGCTCGATCTCTACGATCAGGACTGGCCGATCTGGAGTTATGCGGAAATAACGCCGCCGGCGAAATTCGTCCATGACGATGACGGACGCCGCGGGACCGCGCTCGATTCGCTGGTGTCCGGTGGCTGCATCGTCTCTGGCGCGCGGCTGCGGCGGTCGCTCATGTTCACGGGCGTGCATGTGCACTCGTATGGGGAGATCGACAACGCCGTCATTCTGCCCTATGTCAATGTCGGGCGGTCAGCCCGGCTGTCAAAGGTGGTGATCGACCGCGGCGTGACGATCCCGGAGGGGCTGGTGGTCGGCGAGGACGCTGACGACGACGCCCGGCGCTTCCGGCGGACGGAATCCGGGGTAACCCTGATCACCCAGCCGATGATCGACAAACTGTCAGGATAA
- the glgA gene encoding glycogen synthase GlgA codes for MKVLSVVSEIYPLVKTGGLADVAGALPAALAHHGVETRTLVPGYPAVLSKLDAAETVHSFDHLFGEPARLLSATVAGLDLFILDAPHLFVRPGGPYTDSNRQDWDDNDRRFAALGLAGADIGRGLLADFVPDIVHAHDWQAGLAPAFIALAGGGPKTVMTIHNLAFQGTFPPDRFAGLGLPGEAFATDGVEFYGNVSFLKAGLYYADRITTVSPTYAMEIQTDGDGMGLGGLLRSRTADVSGILNGIDDGLWNPATDPLIASTYDVDNLDRRAANKAALQARFGLEPDPDMPLFGVVSRFSWQKGLDLLTDALPRLVDAGGQAVILGAGDHGMEAAFAHAAVSHTGRVAVHFAYDEGLAHLIQAGSDAILVPSRFEPCGLTQLCALRYGAIPVVARVGGLADTVIDANAVARAAGVATGIQFAPVTQDALDAALFRTLDLWRDRPAWRRMQENGMRTDVGWDHSAAEYVALFRSLAVQKEGSSG; via the coding sequence TTGAAGGTTCTTTCCGTCGTTTCGGAGATCTACCCGCTGGTCAAGACGGGTGGATTGGCCGATGTCGCGGGTGCGCTGCCGGCCGCCCTCGCGCACCATGGGGTCGAAACGCGCACGCTGGTGCCGGGTTATCCGGCAGTGTTGTCGAAACTGGACGCGGCCGAAACGGTCCACAGCTTCGACCACCTGTTCGGCGAACCGGCCCGGCTGCTGAGCGCGACCGTGGCGGGTCTCGACCTTTTCATCCTGGACGCGCCGCATCTTTTTGTGCGTCCCGGCGGTCCCTATACGGATTCCAACCGTCAGGACTGGGACGACAACGACCGCCGGTTCGCGGCACTGGGGCTTGCCGGGGCCGATATCGGACGCGGCCTCTTGGCGGATTTTGTGCCCGATATCGTCCATGCCCATGACTGGCAGGCAGGTTTGGCGCCGGCTTTCATAGCACTGGCCGGCGGCGGCCCGAAGACGGTGATGACGATCCACAATCTGGCGTTTCAGGGCACCTTTCCACCCGATCGTTTCGCCGGCCTCGGCCTGCCGGGCGAGGCGTTTGCGACCGATGGTGTGGAATTCTACGGCAATGTCAGCTTCCTGAAGGCCGGCTTGTATTACGCCGACCGGATCACGACGGTGTCGCCGACTTATGCCATGGAAATTCAGACCGATGGCGACGGCATGGGGCTGGGCGGTCTTTTGCGGTCGCGCACAGCCGACGTGTCGGGAATTCTCAACGGCATCGATGACGGCCTCTGGAACCCGGCGACGGACCCACTCATCGCGTCGACCTATGACGTCGACAACCTCGACCGGCGCGCGGCGAACAAGGCGGCACTGCAGGCCCGGTTCGGGCTGGAGCCGGATCCGGATATGCCGTTGTTCGGCGTTGTTTCCCGCTTCTCATGGCAGAAGGGGCTCGACCTGCTGACCGATGCGCTGCCGAGACTCGTGGATGCCGGGGGCCAGGCCGTCATTCTCGGGGCCGGCGACCACGGCATGGAAGCAGCGTTCGCGCATGCCGCCGTCAGCCATACCGGCCGAGTGGCTGTGCATTTCGCCTATGACGAGGGGCTGGCCCATCTCATCCAGGCCGGCAGCGATGCCATTCTGGTGCCGTCCCGGTTCGAGCCCTGCGGTCTGACACAGCTTTGCGCGCTGCGCTATGGGGCGATCCCGGTCGTCGCCCGCGTCGGCGGATTGGCCGATACCGTGATCGATGCCAACGCGGTCGCCCGCGCGGCGGGTGTGGCGACCGGCATTCAGTTCGCCCCGGTCACGCAGGACGCCCTGGACGCTGCGCTGTTCCGGACGCTGGACCTGTGGCGTGACCGCCCGGCGTGGCGGCGGATGCAGGAAAACGGCATGCGCACTGATGTCGGTTGGGATCACTCGGCAGCCGAGTATGTCGCGCTGTTCCGAAGCCTTGCCGTACAGAAGGAGGGGAGCAGTGGTTGA
- a CDS encoding ATP-binding protein, with product AVGAALDVRYRHVSPTGLAVDLRVKLVPFHDDVGAPAGFVGIAEDASAQIRAETLAAETERRNAVDSLTAGLAHNLNNILMVIQGNVDQIAAELPDDHPARLNADMTRLANQRAAAITRRLMVYSGQQTSDIRSVPVDAAVARIGAALDTSLPAGVRVTVDPGAGAAATVEVDATLFDETLEELTANARTAVGERGTLQLSSARTDGRDGPMIVITIADNGTGMDGDTRRRAKEPFFTTRAIGQGVGLGLSLADGFARYAGGELSVDSTPGTGTTVTLTLPLHGRA from the coding sequence ATGCCGTCGGCGCAGCGCTCGACGTAAGGTATCGCCATGTGTCGCCGACCGGCCTTGCCGTCGATCTGCGGGTCAAACTGGTGCCTTTTCATGACGACGTCGGCGCGCCAGCCGGGTTCGTTGGCATCGCGGAGGACGCCTCGGCGCAGATCAGGGCTGAGACGCTGGCCGCTGAAACCGAACGCCGGAACGCCGTCGACAGCCTGACCGCCGGCCTCGCGCACAACCTGAACAACATCCTGATGGTGATACAGGGCAATGTCGACCAGATCGCCGCCGAGCTTCCCGACGATCATCCGGCCCGGCTCAACGCCGACATGACCCGGCTGGCGAACCAGCGGGCAGCAGCAATTACCCGCCGGTTGATGGTCTATTCCGGGCAGCAAACGTCAGACATACGCTCGGTGCCCGTCGATGCCGCCGTCGCGCGTATCGGCGCAGCACTCGACACGTCCCTGCCGGCCGGCGTGCGGGTGACCGTCGATCCCGGCGCAGGCGCTGCAGCGACGGTCGAGGTCGACGCAACACTGTTCGACGAGACACTGGAGGAGCTGACCGCCAACGCCCGTACTGCCGTCGGCGAACGCGGCACGCTGCAGCTTTCTTCAGCGCGCACCGATGGCCGCGACGGCCCCATGATCGTCATCACGATAGCCGACAACGGCACCGGCATGGACGGGGACACCCGCCGGCGCGCCAAAGAGCCGTTCTTTACCACACGCGCCATCGGCCAGGGCGTCGGCCTCGGCCTCAGTCTGGCCGACGGCTTTGCGCGCTATGCCGGCGGCGAGCTGTCGGTTGACAGCACTCCCGGTACCGGCACGACCGTGACGCTGACCCTGCCGCTGCACGGCAGGGCATAG
- a CDS encoding sigma-70 family RNA polymerase sigma factor translates to MREPAHQNGRDQEAERETLYREASAGHGAAIARLAAGYEADPESRRDLIQDIHVALWRSFAGFDGRCALGTWVYRVAHNVAASHVRRHSRGRKVATTLDLDAVDDRPGPERRVGARLDLDRLLGLIRRLRPPDRQIMLLYLEDMDAAAIGDIVGLSAGAVSTRLHRIRKTLTRRMADAANDGGDDDGQ, encoded by the coding sequence ATGCGGGAGCCAGCCCATCAGAACGGGAGAGATCAGGAGGCGGAGCGTGAAACCCTCTACCGCGAGGCGAGCGCGGGCCATGGCGCGGCGATCGCGCGGCTTGCCGCCGGATACGAGGCCGATCCGGAGAGCCGTCGCGACCTGATCCAGGACATTCATGTTGCCTTGTGGCGCAGTTTTGCCGGATTCGATGGGCGGTGCGCCCTTGGGACCTGGGTTTATCGGGTCGCCCACAACGTGGCGGCGTCGCATGTCCGGCGGCACAGCCGAGGGCGGAAAGTCGCCACTACCCTGGACCTCGACGCCGTCGATGACCGACCCGGTCCGGAACGCCGGGTCGGCGCACGCCTCGATCTTGACCGCCTATTGGGCTTGATCCGCCGCCTGCGACCGCCGGATCGGCAGATTATGCTGCTGTACCTGGAAGATATGGACGCGGCGGCGATTGGTGACATCGTCGGCTTGTCGGCGGGTGCGGTGTCAACGCGCCTGCACCGGATCCGCAAAACCCTGACCCGCCGCATGGCCGATGCCGCCAATGACGGAGGCGATGATGACGGACAATGA
- the polA gene encoding DNA polymerase I, with product MPTDTTSATVANGQSVPETALPAQSGRTYYLVDGSGYIFRAFHTIPMRVRKADGVPTNAVYGFCSMVMKLLADIDAEYIGVIFDASRHNFRNDIYDAYKANRDEPPEELRPQFGLIREATAAFGLASIERDGFEADDIIATFARQARERGDKVIIVSSDKDLMQLVGDGVTMMDPMKNVVIDVEQVREKFGVEPKCVVDVQALAGDSVDNIPGVPGIGIKTAAQLIAEFGDLDTLLDNAGRIKQPKRRQNLIDHAESARISRQLVRLDDTVEMPETLDDMKVPEPDAVKLIAFLDHMEFPSLVSRTKSRLATDHPALRVEEPVNDTPSEAVYTLVQDRETLDAWIAEAGYAGVIGVDTETNSLNAARADLVGISMAVRPGRACYIPVGHTDGTEGTLDFGDREGDGERIRQLPLDEVIGALKPLFEDDSVMKVGHNLKYDYQILRRHGIRLAPTDDTLLMSYVLDGGTYGHGLDELAKRLLDHTCISYVELCGKGKTAITFDKVPLDKALDYAAEDADITLRLHKLFKSRLVGERMATIYETIERPLVQVVGEMESTGIRVDRTVLETMSRDFGERLATLETEIHRLAGHPFNVGSPKQVGEVLFDEMGIQGGKKGKTGAYSTGADVLEMLAAQGHDIAARLLDWRQLSKLKSTYTDALVHDIVEPAGRVHTSFSLAATNTGRLSSNDPNLQNIPIRTEAGRKIRTAFVTEPGWKLISVDYSQIELRLVADIADIQALKDAFRQGIDIHAMTASQVFGVPLDQMTPETRRKAKAINFGIIYGISGFGLAAQLGISQGEANQFIRTYLERFGELKAWMDETRKFAREHGYVSTLFGRRCHMPGIKDPNPARRNFAERQAINAPIQGTAADIIKKAMGPLPAALAAAGLDARMLLQVHDELLLEAPADQCDRTVEIARDIMMNAATLSVPLEVEAGIGDNWAEAH from the coding sequence ATGCCGACCGATACGACATCCGCGACCGTTGCCAACGGTCAATCCGTCCCGGAAACCGCCCTGCCGGCGCAAAGCGGGCGAACCTATTATCTGGTCGACGGGTCGGGGTACATCTTCCGGGCGTTTCATACGATCCCGATGCGGGTGCGAAAGGCCGACGGCGTGCCGACCAATGCGGTCTACGGCTTTTGCTCGATGGTGATGAAGCTGCTGGCCGATATCGATGCCGAGTATATCGGAGTCATTTTCGATGCCAGTCGTCACAATTTCCGCAACGACATCTATGACGCCTACAAGGCCAACCGTGACGAGCCGCCGGAAGAACTTCGCCCCCAATTCGGCCTGATCCGCGAGGCGACGGCGGCGTTCGGTCTGGCATCGATCGAGCGTGACGGTTTCGAGGCCGACGACATCATCGCCACCTTCGCCCGTCAAGCGCGCGAGCGCGGCGACAAGGTGATCATCGTGTCGTCGGACAAGGACCTGATGCAGCTGGTCGGCGACGGCGTCACCATGATGGATCCGATGAAGAACGTCGTCATCGACGTCGAACAGGTGCGCGAGAAGTTCGGCGTCGAGCCGAAATGCGTGGTCGACGTGCAGGCGCTGGCCGGCGACAGCGTCGACAACATTCCCGGTGTTCCCGGCATCGGCATCAAGACGGCGGCGCAGTTGATCGCCGAATTCGGCGATCTCGACACGCTTCTGGACAATGCCGGGCGCATCAAGCAGCCCAAACGGCGCCAGAACCTCATCGACCATGCCGAGTCCGCCCGCATATCGCGCCAACTGGTCCGTCTGGACGACACGGTGGAAATGCCGGAAACGCTCGACGACATGAAGGTGCCGGAGCCGGACGCCGTGAAGCTGATCGCGTTCCTGGACCATATGGAATTCCCGTCGCTGGTCTCGCGGACCAAGTCGCGGCTTGCGACAGACCATCCGGCCCTGCGCGTCGAGGAGCCGGTGAACGACACGCCGTCCGAGGCGGTTTACACACTGGTGCAGGACCGAGAAACGCTCGATGCATGGATCGCCGAAGCGGGGTATGCCGGCGTCATTGGTGTCGATACCGAGACCAACTCGCTCAATGCCGCCCGCGCGGATCTGGTGGGAATCTCCATGGCGGTGCGTCCGGGCCGGGCCTGTTATATCCCCGTCGGCCATACCGACGGCACCGAGGGGACGCTCGATTTCGGCGATCGCGAGGGCGATGGCGAGCGAATTCGCCAGTTGCCGCTGGACGAGGTGATCGGCGCCCTGAAGCCGTTGTTCGAAGACGACAGCGTCATGAAGGTCGGCCACAACCTGAAATACGATTATCAGATTTTGCGCCGCCACGGCATCCGCCTTGCCCCGACCGACGACACGCTGCTGATGTCCTATGTCCTCGACGGCGGCACCTATGGCCATGGCCTGGACGAGCTGGCCAAACGGCTGCTCGACCATACCTGCATCAGCTATGTCGAACTGTGCGGAAAGGGAAAGACGGCCATCACGTTCGACAAGGTGCCGCTGGACAAGGCGCTGGATTACGCGGCCGAGGATGCGGACATCACGCTGCGCCTGCACAAGCTGTTCAAATCCCGCCTCGTGGGTGAGCGTATGGCCACGATCTATGAGACGATCGAGCGGCCGCTCGTCCAGGTCGTCGGGGAAATGGAGTCCACCGGCATCCGCGTCGACCGCACTGTGCTGGAAACCATGTCGCGGGATTTCGGCGAAAGGCTGGCGACCCTGGAGACCGAGATCCACCGGCTGGCCGGGCATCCATTCAATGTCGGCAGCCCGAAACAGGTGGGCGAAGTTCTGTTTGACGAGATGGGGATTCAGGGCGGCAAGAAAGGCAAGACCGGTGCGTATTCCACCGGCGCCGACGTGCTGGAAATGCTGGCGGCCCAAGGCCACGACATCGCCGCCCGGCTGCTGGATTGGCGACAGTTGTCGAAGCTGAAATCGACCTATACCGATGCGCTGGTGCATGACATCGTCGAGCCGGCCGGCCGTGTCCATACCTCGTTCAGTCTTGCCGCGACGAACACCGGGCGCCTGTCGTCCAACGATCCGAATCTGCAGAACATCCCGATCCGGACCGAGGCCGGCCGCAAGATCCGCACAGCCTTTGTCACCGAGCCGGGCTGGAAGCTGATCTCGGTCGACTATTCCCAGATCGAACTGCGTCTGGTCGCCGATATCGCCGACATCCAGGCGCTGAAGGACGCGTTCCGGCAGGGCATCGACATTCACGCCATGACAGCCAGCCAGGTCTTCGGCGTGCCGCTGGACCAGATGACGCCGGAGACGCGGCGCAAGGCCAAGGCGATCAATTTCGGCATCATCTATGGCATTTCCGGGTTCGGTCTGGCCGCTCAGCTCGGCATTTCCCAGGGCGAGGCGAACCAGTTCATCCGCACCTATCTGGAGCGGTTCGGCGAGTTGAAGGCGTGGATGGACGAAACCAGGAAATTCGCTCGCGAGCACGGCTATGTCTCGACGTTGTTCGGGCGGCGCTGCCATATGCCGGGCATCAAGGACCCCAATCCGGCACGGCGGAATTTCGCCGAACGCCAGGCGATCAACGCCCCGATCCAGGGCACCGCGGCCGATATCATCAAGAAGGCCATGGGCCCCCTGCCGGCCGCCCTGGCGGCGGCGGGTCTGGATGCGCGAATGCTGCTTCAGGTGCATGACGAACTGCTGCTGGAGGCGCCCGCCGATCAGTGCGACCGGACGGTCGAGATCGCGCGCGACATCATGATGAATGCCGCCACGCTGTCGGTGCCGCTGGAGGTTGAAGCCGGCATCGGCGACAATTGGGCCGAGGCGCATTGA
- a CDS encoding rhomboid family intramembrane serine protease, with protein MLAIGDSNPVKHIRLAYVNYAVILICVVTFFANPRLEFYALFPGAVTRTGWMADFTAAEAAMQLVTYAFLHSDFWHLALNMVVLWVFGNNVEDAMGHWRYAIFFVLCAMAGGLAEAWLTAMPSVPVVGASGAIAGVMGAYLLLHPRARILVLVAFRLPVIVPASAFVGLSVGIDVMMALFPNDDGALVAWWAHIGGFAAGVALIGLFKYRDVPLFQSADAYPEIAFARTNRFLIDLTPKPRPDGTASLSSRIIAGIKVVTFFVIIIILTELLLGG; from the coding sequence ATGTTGGCGATCGGCGACAGCAATCCGGTCAAGCATATCAGGCTGGCCTATGTGAACTATGCGGTCATCTTGATCTGCGTCGTCACCTTTTTCGCCAACCCGCGGCTAGAGTTCTATGCCCTTTTCCCCGGCGCCGTGACCCGCACCGGGTGGATGGCCGATTTCACGGCGGCCGAGGCGGCGATGCAACTCGTCACCTACGCATTCCTGCATAGCGACTTCTGGCATCTGGCGTTGAACATGGTCGTGCTTTGGGTTTTCGGCAACAATGTCGAGGATGCCATGGGCCATTGGCGTTATGCCATCTTCTTCGTCCTCTGCGCGATGGCGGGCGGGCTGGCGGAGGCCTGGTTGACGGCCATGCCCAGCGTCCCGGTGGTCGGTGCCAGCGGCGCGATCGCCGGTGTCATGGGGGCCTATCTGCTGTTGCATCCGCGTGCACGGATACTGGTCCTGGTCGCGTTCCGGCTGCCGGTGATCGTCCCGGCCAGTGCATTCGTCGGGCTCAGCGTCGGCATCGACGTGATGATGGCGCTATTCCCCAACGATGATGGCGCGCTGGTGGCGTGGTGGGCGCATATTGGCGGCTTTGCGGCCGGCGTCGCTCTGATCGGCCTGTTCAAGTATCGCGACGTTCCCCTGTTCCAGTCCGCCGACGCCTATCCGGAAATTGCTTTTGCCCGCACCAACCGCTTCCTGATCGACCTGACGCCAAAGCCGCGGCCGGACGGCACCGCCAGTCTGTCGAGCCGAATAATCGCGGGCATCAAGGTCGTCACCTTCTTTGTCATTATCATTATTTTGACCGAACTTCTGCTCGGCGGTTGA
- a CDS encoding carbon-nitrogen hydrolase family protein, producing the protein MVEHGVGPGAKPGADPASEGIPAAPTRQQTLRLAMAQMCSGKSHAPNVAAVTELAGEAAAKGAELLALPEVGGLVNKDHASAREMVTVEEADPYVAACRALAARHGLWINTGSTPVVEGADPRFINRGHLIDPTGAIVARYDKIHLFDVDLPGEKPRRESDRFRAGDEAVMAATPWGAVALSICYDLRFPHLYRAYAKAGASILFIPSAFTVPTGEAHWEPLLRARAIENGCFVVAPAQGGAHDDGRHTWGHSMVVDPWGRVLVDMETSPGLSVVDLDLSAVAAARRSIPSLVNERPFRFVTA; encoded by the coding sequence GTGGTTGAGCACGGGGTGGGACCCGGGGCGAAACCGGGGGCAGATCCGGCGAGCGAGGGAATTCCGGCGGCGCCGACCCGGCAGCAGACGCTGCGGCTGGCCATGGCGCAGATGTGCTCCGGCAAGAGCCACGCGCCCAACGTCGCGGCGGTGACGGAACTGGCCGGGGAAGCGGCCGCCAAGGGGGCAGAGCTGCTGGCGTTGCCCGAGGTCGGTGGTCTGGTGAACAAGGATCACGCCTCGGCCCGCGAGATGGTCACGGTCGAGGAGGCCGATCCCTATGTTGCGGCGTGTCGCGCACTGGCCGCGCGCCATGGTTTGTGGATCAATACCGGCTCGACGCCGGTCGTGGAGGGCGCCGATCCGCGTTTCATCAATCGCGGCCACCTGATCGACCCGACCGGCGCCATCGTGGCGCGCTATGACAAGATCCACCTGTTCGATGTCGATCTGCCGGGCGAGAAACCGCGGCGCGAATCCGATCGATTCAGGGCCGGTGACGAGGCCGTGATGGCCGCAACGCCGTGGGGCGCCGTCGCCCTGTCGATCTGCTATGATCTGCGCTTCCCTCATCTCTATCGCGCCTATGCCAAGGCGGGGGCATCGATCCTGTTCATCCCGTCGGCCTTTACGGTGCCTACGGGCGAGGCGCATTGGGAGCCGCTGCTCCGCGCGCGGGCGATCGAGAACGGCTGCTTCGTCGTCGCCCCGGCCCAGGGCGGCGCCCATGACGACGGCCGCCATACATGGGGGCATTCCATGGTCGTCGATCCGTGGGGCCGCGTTCTGGTCGACATGGAAACCTCGCCCGGCCTCAGTGTCGTCGATCTGGACCTGTCGGCGGTGGCGGCGGCGCGGCGCAGCATACCCTCGCTGGTCAACGAACGGCCGTTCCGCTTCGTTACGGCCTGA
- a CDS encoding PAS domain-containing sensor histidine kinase, translating into MPQSSDLLECFAECLSDGLFIIGVDNRLTYVNAALCEILGYDQAELTGKPLNHLLPDRVRASHDEKIAAFRTGVVDVKAMENWRSIRALHKEGGEIPVVIRVKAYGPGMNNIMGILRDMSQASAMEQELVASNQHLKAALMDAEESRIAQVRLIESFSQIFRTPISTVIGFADELRQSGKLHPDHADYVSTIRESGEVLLDKLNRILEAARVHSGRYEPRIERIDVTEAVSTAIRDVEDEFENAEIRLLRPSTPLPAIVTDRSAIAKIVRNLARNAVQHNTGDRPPQIALDMADEEGAVVRISIRDFGPGLPSNVLKYIQDRDLTHLALKGENPRIAQVQRLGVGLMMVRKLCDILSCRLCIESTADGVCAVVDVPDLEKQFDDRQAALKQTVG; encoded by the coding sequence ATGCCGCAGAGCAGCGATCTGCTTGAGTGTTTCGCGGAATGCCTGAGCGACGGTCTATTCATCATTGGTGTCGATAATCGGCTGACCTATGTCAACGCCGCCTTGTGTGAAATACTCGGCTATGATCAGGCCGAGCTAACCGGAAAGCCCCTCAATCACCTGCTTCCCGATCGGGTGCGCGCTTCTCATGATGAGAAGATCGCTGCGTTTCGGACCGGCGTCGTCGATGTCAAGGCGATGGAAAACTGGCGGTCGATTCGCGCCCTGCACAAGGAAGGCGGCGAAATCCCCGTGGTGATCAGGGTCAAGGCGTATGGCCCGGGCATGAACAACATCATGGGCATTCTGCGCGATATGAGCCAGGCCAGTGCGATGGAGCAGGAACTGGTTGCCTCGAACCAGCACCTGAAAGCCGCGCTGATGGATGCCGAGGAAAGCCGGATTGCCCAGGTTCGATTGATCGAATCGTTCAGCCAGATTTTCCGCACGCCGATTTCGACGGTGATCGGTTTCGCGGACGAGCTCCGGCAATCGGGCAAACTCCATCCCGATCATGCCGACTATGTATCAACGATCCGCGAGAGCGGAGAGGTGCTTCTGGACAAACTCAACCGCATCCTCGAAGCCGCCAGGGTCCACTCCGGCCGGTACGAGCCCCGGATCGAGCGTATCGACGTGACCGAGGCCGTATCGACCGCCATCCGCGACGTCGAGGATGAGTTCGAGAATGCGGAAATTCGGCTGTTGCGTCCGTCGACACCGCTTCCGGCCATCGTCACCGACCGTTCGGCAATCGCCAAGATCGTTCGCAACCTGGCCCGCAACGCCGTTCAGCACAATACGGGTGATCGACCGCCGCAGATTGCGCTCGACATGGCTGACGAGGAGGGGGCGGTCGTCAGGATCAGCATCCGCGATTTCGGCCCGGGCTTGCCCTCCAATGTTCTGAAATACATCCAGGATCGGGATTTGACCCACCTCGCTCTCAAGGGCGAGAACCCGCGGATCGCCCAGGTGCAGCGGCTTGGCGTCGGTCTGATGATGGTTCGGAAACTCTGTGATATTCTGTCCTGCCGGCTCTGTATCGAAAGCACCGCCGACGGTGTCTGTGCTGTGGTCGACGTGCCCGACCTGGAAAAGCAGTTCGACGACCGCCAAGCCGCGCTCAAACAAACCGTCGGCTGA